The segment CAGGCCATGTATGCGAAGGTCCTTGCCTTTGTGCAGAACCTGGAAGCAAAGCATGCTGCCGCTAATGCTGCTGCCCAGCCTGCGCAGGTCCAGCCGACAGCACCAGCACCTAAGCCTGCTCCTGCCGCTGTTCCGGCACCCAAGCCCTCTCCTGTAGAGGCAAAGCCCGCCGTGGCCGAACCCGTCGATGACGAACCGGCCTTGCAGATAGAAGGCAACAACATTTACGGTGAATCATCTTCGTCCAACATGGTGGTAGAAAAGGTGTCCGGTCTGGAAACCACAAGCATCTCGACCATCAGCATTGCCGAAGAGACAGGGGAAGATTCCGCCGAAGAAGGCGAGCAGGAACTGCCCCGCCAGTTCGCCCTTTCTTCTGGAGAGGGAACGGCGGTAGAAGCACCCCAGACTCTGCTCCCCATCATGTCCTTGAAAAAGATGATTGCCTTTGCCCGCCAGTACGGAGCTACGGACATCTACCTTTATTCAAACCGTCAGGTGGTCATGCGCCAGTCCGGTGCGCTGTTCCCGGCTACTGAACAGGTGGTGGACAAGACCCGCATCTCTGAACTTTTGGCCGAAGCCTCGGAAGGCTTTGCCGACGGCTACCAGGTGGTGGCAGGCAAGAACTTCAGCAGGACCATCGCTCTCGCCGGCGTGGGTCGTGCCCGCATTTCCGTAACCTGGAACGGGGTCGTTCCCAGCGTGTCTATCCGGGTGATTCCTACGGAGGCGGCGGCTCTGGATTCTTTGAACCTGCCGCCTTTCTGCACTCAGTTTGCGGAACTCAACAGCGGCCTGGTGTTGGTGGCTGGGCCTTCGGCCAGCGGTCGTACCACTACGGTGAACGCCTTCGCCGAAACCATTGCCGCAAACCGTCCGTGCTACATCCAGACCATCGAACGGCCCATCGAGAGAATCTTGCAGACTGGCGGTGGTGCTCTGGTGCAAAAAGAGGTTGGTCTCCATGTCCGTACGGGTATGGACGGTATCGCCCTTGCCATGCGTGACGGTGCCGACGTGATTTGCTTTGACCATCTGGAAAATGTGGACGAACTGAACCTGCTTTTGCAGGCCGCCAATTCTGGCGCTCTGGTGTTTGCCGTTACCCGCGGAAACAACATCCACGCCCTGCTTTCGAGGCTCCTGGTTTCTGTTCCCGAAAGCGGACGGTCTTCTTTGGCCAGTTCCCTGGCAGACCAGCTGAAGGGCGTTATCGTGCAGCATTTGGTTCCTGTGGTGGACAACCAGGGCCTGGTTCTTGCCGCCGAAGCCGTGCGGGTGACGCCTACTATTGCGGGCATGATCCGCAAGGGCGATCTGTCTCAGCTGAATGCCGCTATCAGTAGCCAGCGGGACCAGGGCGTTACTCTGGACGATTCCCTGCAGAAATGCGTGGAAGCGGGTTACATCGACGGTGTAGAGGCCTGGAAACGGGCAAACGACATTAGACGCTTTGCGGCGTATCATCCTGCAGGCGGGGAGGCATAAAGATGGCTGCAGAAATTGAATCTCTTTTGGAATATGCCGTCAATACCGGCAGTAGCGAACTGATTATAACCGAAGGGGCTGCCCCCGCAATCCGCTTGGCGGGGCAGGTCTGCGCCGTTCCCGACGCTCCGGTTATTCCTTTTGGTTCCCTGGCTGAATTTT is part of the Fibrobacter sp. genome and harbors:
- the tadA gene encoding Flp pilus assembly complex ATPase component TadA; its protein translation is MRNQYMAQVLVHNKVVTEDQVKAHWGEITESMDIGQVLVKAGILQQAMYAKVLAFVQNLEAKHAAANAAAQPAQVQPTAPAPKPAPAAVPAPKPSPVEAKPAVAEPVDDEPALQIEGNNIYGESSSSNMVVEKVSGLETTSISTISIAEETGEDSAEEGEQELPRQFALSSGEGTAVEAPQTLLPIMSLKKMIAFARQYGATDIYLYSNRQVVMRQSGALFPATEQVVDKTRISELLAEASEGFADGYQVVAGKNFSRTIALAGVGRARISVTWNGVVPSVSIRVIPTEAAALDSLNLPPFCTQFAELNSGLVLVAGPSASGRTTTVNAFAETIAANRPCYIQTIERPIERILQTGGGALVQKEVGLHVRTGMDGIALAMRDGADVICFDHLENVDELNLLLQAANSGALVFAVTRGNNIHALLSRLLVSVPESGRSSLASSLADQLKGVIVQHLVPVVDNQGLVLAAEAVRVTPTIAGMIRKGDLSQLNAAISSQRDQGVTLDDSLQKCVEAGYIDGVEAWKRANDIRRFAAYHPAGGEA